From a region of the Halanaerobium hydrogeniformans genome:
- a CDS encoding DUF3084 domain-containing protein produces the protein MEIINAFVIIFSVVFLSGLIAYLGDKIGMKMGKKRVSLFGLRPRYSSVIITIITGVLIAVLSITVLLGVYSELRNALFNINEVLTRLEYLNEQLEERDQELATRDQMLAERDEELSDLQQTIEAREEEITDREAEILDKEREIAARDQEIAETEQELADLTENRDQLLARVDELSAQRDDLEAQIDDLDEEIAALEADYDQLRDLANQLQAGVIYYMGEDMVYQRGEVIYSDVIEGGRSEQETISELNRYLQSANEVAKEREIEVNEETGMALRLQTEDILNAARVIYNMDPGSKVIVSLVARVNVPKNDWLYANFQLNQDFIVFEEGELINSRVIDSDQSSEEIEAELETLLRSVNQRAINKGLLPDDSGQVGSINFSMFYDIVNQVRDSSGRIELKVYAASDIWREDRLTNNLEFELEEINDND, from the coding sequence GTGGAGATTATTAACGCTTTTGTAATTATCTTTTCAGTAGTATTTTTAAGTGGTTTAATAGCTTATCTTGGTGACAAGATAGGGATGAAGATGGGTAAAAAACGAGTCTCTTTATTTGGTCTCCGCCCCCGTTATTCTTCTGTAATAATTACCATTATTACCGGTGTTTTAATCGCCGTACTTTCAATAACAGTATTATTAGGGGTTTACTCTGAGTTGAGAAATGCCCTCTTTAATATTAATGAGGTATTAACTAGATTAGAATATCTAAATGAACAATTAGAAGAAAGGGACCAGGAGCTGGCAACTAGAGATCAGATGCTGGCCGAAAGAGATGAAGAATTAAGTGATTTACAGCAGACAATAGAGGCCAGGGAAGAAGAAATAACAGACAGGGAAGCTGAGATCTTAGATAAAGAAAGAGAAATTGCAGCCAGAGATCAGGAGATTGCAGAAACAGAACAGGAACTGGCTGATTTAACAGAAAACAGAGATCAACTTTTAGCCCGGGTAGATGAGTTAAGTGCCCAGCGGGATGATTTAGAAGCTCAGATAGATGATCTGGATGAAGAAATTGCTGCCCTAGAGGCTGACTATGATCAGTTAAGGGATCTGGCAAACCAGCTCCAGGCAGGAGTTATCTATTACATGGGTGAAGATATGGTCTACCAGAGAGGTGAAGTAATCTATAGTGATGTTATAGAGGGTGGACGCAGTGAACAGGAAACAATTTCTGAACTGAATCGCTATCTACAGTCAGCAAATGAGGTTGCCAAAGAAAGAGAAATAGAGGTCAATGAAGAAACAGGTATGGCCTTAAGACTGCAGACAGAAGATATCTTAAATGCCGCCCGCGTAATCTATAATATGGATCCAGGCTCCAAGGTTATAGTAAGTCTTGTTGCCAGGGTAAATGTTCCCAAAAATGACTGGCTTTATGCAAACTTCCAGCTTAATCAGGATTTTATAGTCTTTGAAGAAGGTGAACTGATAAATTCCAGGGTCATAGATTCAGACCAGAGCAGTGAAGAAATCGAGGCAGAATTAGAAACCCTGCTTAGATCTGTCAACCAGAGAGCGATCAACAAGGGTCTTTTACCTGATGATTCCGGTCAGGTGGGCAGCATCAACTTCAGCATGTTCTATGATATTGTAAATCAGGTTAGAGATTCGAGTGGTAGGATTGAACTTAAAGTATATGCAGCTTCAGATATCTGGCGTGAAGATAGACTGACAAATAATCTGGAGTTCGAATTAGAGGAGATAAATGACAATGACTGA
- the ruvX gene encoding Holliday junction resolvase RuvX gives MTEELLSLDPGRNKIGTAVISRDKEEREKTIVSLTEFEDHLNEIFDKYQINEIIVGNGTGAEKIIKKIEKLKINKKITVVDEKFSTEEAQARYLREKPMSRYEKLLRKFISWKVKKPLDDYAALIIAEKYLEKLDKELK, from the coding sequence ATGACTGAGGAACTATTATCTTTGGATCCGGGTAGAAATAAAATTGGAACCGCTGTTATAAGCAGAGATAAAGAGGAAAGAGAAAAGACGATAGTAAGCCTAACTGAATTTGAAGATCATTTAAATGAGATATTTGATAAATATCAAATAAACGAAATCATCGTCGGTAATGGTACAGGAGCAGAAAAAATTATAAAAAAGATTGAAAAATTAAAAATAAATAAAAAAATAACGGTGGTTGATGAAAAATTCAGCACAGAAGAAGCTCAGGCCCGCTATCTAAGGGAAAAGCCGATGTCTAGATATGAAAAACTTTTGAGGAAATTCATCTCATGGAAGGTAAAAAAGCCCTTAGATGACTATGCAGCCCTGATTATTGCCGAAAAATACCTTGAAAAACTTGACAAAGAGCTTAAATAA
- a CDS encoding S-layer homology domain-containing protein, with product MRKLTITIALMLVVALAVPALGAGHGSFSDVPSDHWAYDAINSLVAAGVVEGYPDGEYKGQESMTRYEMAVMVSRALDNIMAEQEAMAEGLTEGQADDVTAIVESLMERNMPESLTDQQAEEVADIVEALTFELRAELEVLGADVDALYEDFEALEAKVDAMDVPEDNIEFGVTVETIFEVADYGDNVKEAGRLWADGDALDLDLAEDFGDWEDANVDEADLPSEKRFWQEIGFDVYGNVGDADFHLEVDTLVNVFTEEKSAFGYAEDDESNFAMDTALLTVDYADTTFLVGDHVDASIARYFVDEEDLQGLAVVKNYLDIDWTFLVAGYGEGDEEVGDTGIILNDIDIYGVTASTDMDFGTVTGRAYQARLPEDQLNVLGLAVSNVALTDVVTVGGEVAFTDSTVGFNEESDFLFAVDGEFVVSDELTLTAMFETVGEDFNNWQGDLEEDNNYDLFNVAAAFDLDENNTVSGSYTWVDANQDEDKHTVEVMLDNVYGDFTNYASVEYTMDDDFAEDRDVRVIELGTEYALDDVTTLGAAWVNKDIDDAGTTEINYNYLKGHMNRELSENTVWNVEAKWIDGEYEGDDADSSALTTSLTVSF from the coding sequence ATGAGAAAACTTACAATAACAATAGCTTTAATGCTAGTCGTTGCATTAGCTGTTCCAGCATTAGGTGCAGGACATGGTTCATTTTCTGACGTACCTAGTGATCACTGGGCATATGATGCTATCAATTCACTTGTCGCTGCTGGTGTAGTAGAAGGATATCCAGATGGCGAATACAAAGGTCAAGAATCAATGACACGTTACGAAATGGCTGTTATGGTTAGCCGTGCATTAGATAACATCATGGCTGAACAAGAAGCAATGGCTGAAGGTCTAACTGAAGGTCAAGCTGATGACGTAACTGCTATCGTTGAGTCTTTAATGGAAAGAAACATGCCTGAAAGTCTTACAGATCAACAGGCAGAAGAAGTAGCAGATATCGTAGAAGCTCTTACTTTTGAATTAAGAGCAGAATTAGAAGTACTTGGTGCAGATGTAGACGCTCTGTATGAAGACTTTGAAGCTTTAGAAGCTAAAGTAGACGCTATGGACGTACCAGAAGATAACATTGAATTTGGTGTAACAGTAGAAACCATCTTTGAGGTTGCAGATTATGGTGACAATGTAAAAGAAGCTGGTCGCTTATGGGCTGATGGAGATGCATTAGATCTTGATTTAGCTGAGGATTTTGGTGATTGGGAAGATGCAAATGTAGATGAAGCAGACCTTCCTTCTGAGAAGAGATTCTGGCAGGAAATTGGATTCGATGTATATGGTAACGTTGGCGACGCTGACTTCCACTTAGAAGTAGATACTTTAGTTAATGTATTTACCGAAGAAAAATCTGCTTTTGGATATGCAGAAGATGATGAAAGTAACTTCGCAATGGATACAGCTCTTTTAACTGTTGACTATGCTGATACCACTTTCTTAGTTGGAGATCATGTAGATGCTAGTATAGCTCGCTACTTCGTTGATGAAGAAGATCTACAGGGGTTAGCAGTTGTTAAGAACTATCTAGATATTGACTGGACATTCTTAGTAGCCGGTTACGGTGAAGGTGACGAAGAGGTAGGAGATACTGGTATCATATTAAATGATATCGATATTTATGGTGTAACTGCTTCAACCGATATGGACTTCGGTACAGTTACAGGTAGAGCTTATCAGGCTAGACTTCCTGAAGATCAGTTAAATGTACTTGGTTTAGCTGTTTCTAATGTAGCTTTAACAGATGTTGTAACAGTTGGTGGAGAAGTTGCATTTACTGATAGTACAGTTGGATTTAATGAAGAAAGTGACTTCCTATTTGCTGTAGACGGAGAGTTCGTAGTTAGTGATGAATTAACTCTTACTGCTATGTTCGAAACTGTTGGTGAAGACTTCAATAACTGGCAAGGCGACTTAGAAGAAGATAATAATTATGATCTCTTCAATGTAGCTGCGGCATTTGACTTAGATGAAAATAATACAGTTAGTGGATCATATACATGGGTAGATGCTAATCAAGACGAAGATAAGCACACTGTTGAAGTTATGTTAGATAATGTTTATGGTGATTTCACAAACTATGCATCTGTAGAATATACAATGGATGATGATTTTGCAGAAGATCGTGATGTTAGAGTAATCGAACTTGGTACTGAGTATGCATTAGATGATGTAACTACTCTTGGTGCAGCTTGGGTTAACAAAGACATAGACGATGCTGGTACAACTGAAATTAACTATAACTATCTGAAAGGTCATATGAACAGAGAACTTTCAGAAAATACCGTTTGGAATGTAGAAGCTAAATGGATCGATGGAGAATATGAGGGTGATGATGCAGATTCAAGTGCTTTAACTACTTCTCTAACAGTAAGCTTCTAA